The following coding sequences are from one Panthera leo isolate Ple1 chromosome E1, P.leo_Ple1_pat1.1, whole genome shotgun sequence window:
- the LOC122206598 gene encoding LOW QUALITY PROTEIN: myosin-4-like (The sequence of the model RefSeq protein was modified relative to this genomic sequence to represent the inferred CDS: inserted 1 base in 1 codon), which translates to MSSDAEMAVFGEAAPYLRKSEKERIEAQNRPFDAKNSVFVVDAKESYVKSTVQSREGGXVTVKTDAGATVTVKEDQIFSMNPPKYDKIEDMAMMTHLHEPAVLYNLKERYAAWMIYTYSGLFCVTVNPYKWLPVYNPEVVTAYRGKKRQEAPPHIFSISDNAYQFMLTDRENQSILITGESGAGKTVNTKRVIQYFATIAITGEKKKEEPTPGKMQGTLEDQIISANPLLEAFGNAKTVRNDNSSRFGKFIRIHFGATGKLASADIETYLLEKSRVTFQLKAERSYHIFYQIMSNKKPELIEMLLITTNPYDFAFVSQGEITVPSIDDQEELMATDSAVDILGFSTDEKAAIYKLTGAVMHYGNMKFKQKQREEQAEPDGTEVADKAAYLQSLNSADLLKALCYPRVKVGNEYVTKGQTVQQVYNAVGALAKAVYEKMFLWMVTRINQQLDTKQPRQYFIGVLDIAGFEIFDFNSLEQLCINFTNEKLQQFFNHHMFVLEQEEYKKEGIEWEFIDFGMDLAACIELIEKPMGIFSILEEECMFPKATDTSFKNKLYEQHLGKSNNFQKPKPAKGKAEAHFSLVHYAGTVDYNIAGWLDKNKDPLNETVVGLYQKSAMKTLALLFAGGQSAEAESGGGKKSGKKKGSSFQTVSALFRENLNKLMTNLRSTHPHFVRCIIPNETKTPGAMEHELVLHQLRCNGVLEGIRICRKGFPSRILYADFKQRYKVLNASAIPEGQFIDSKKASEKLLGSIDIDHTQYKFGHTKVFFKAGLLGTLEEMRDEKLAQLITRTQAVCRGYLMRVEFKKMMERRESIFCIQYNVRAFMNVKHWPWMKLYFKIKPLLKSAETEKEMATMKEEFEKTKEELAKSEAKRKELEEKMVALMQEKNDLQLQVQSEADGLADAEERCDQLIKTKIQLEAKIKELTERAEDEEEINAELTAKKRKLEDECSELKKDIDDLELTLAKVEKEKHATENKVKNLTEEMAGLDETIAKLTKEKKALQEAHQQTLDDLQAEEDKVNTLTKAKTKLEQQVDDLEGSLEQEKKLRMDLERAKRKLEGDLKLAQESTMDVENDKQQLDEKLKKKEFEMSNLQSKIEDEQALAMQLQKKIKELQARIEELEEEIEAERASQAKAEKQRSDLSRELEEISERLEEAGGATSGQIEMNKKREAEFQKMRRDLEEATLQHEATAATLRKKHADSVAELGEQIDNLQRVKQKLEKEKSELKMEIDDLASNMETVSKAKGNLEKMCHTLEDQLSEVKTKEEEQQRLINELSAQKARLHTESGEFSRQLDEKEALVSQLSRGKQAFTQQIEELRRQLEEESKAKNALAHALQSARHDCDLLREQYEEEQEGKAELQRAMSKANSEVAQWRTKYETDAIQRTEELEEAKKKLAQRLQDAEEQVEAVNSKCASLEKTKQRLQNEVEDLMIDVERTNAACAALDKKQRNFDKVLAEWKQKYEEAQAELEASQKESRSLSTELFKVKNAYEESLDHLETLRRENKNLQQEISDLTEQIAEGGKHIHELEKVKKQIDQEKSELQAALEEAEGSLEHEEGKILRIQLELNQVKSEIDRKIAEKDEEIDQLKRNHLRVVESMQSTLDAEIRSRNDALRIKKKMEGDLNEMEIQLNHANRQAAEAIKNLRNTQGILKDTQLHLDDAVRGQEDLKEQLAMVERRANLLQAEVEELRATLEQTERSRRVAEQELLDASERVQLLHTQNTSLINTKKKLETDISQIQGEMEDIVQEARNAEEKAKKAITDAAMMAEELKKEQDTSAHLERMKKNLEQTVKDLQHRLDEAEQLALKGGKKQIQKLEARVRELENEVETEQKRNVEAVKGLRKHERRVKELTYQTEEDRKNVLRLQDLVDKLQTKVKAYKRQAEEAEEQSNVNLSKFRKLQHELEEAEERADIAESQVNKLRVKSREVHTKIISEE; encoded by the exons ATGAGTTCCGACGCTGAGATGGCCGTTTTTGGGGAGGCAGCTCCATACCTCCGAAAGTCTGAAAAGGAGCGCATTGAAGCCCAGAATAGGCCCTTCGATGCCAAGAATTCTGTCTTTGTGGTGGATGCTAAGGAATCCTACGTGAAAAGCACAGtccagagcagagaagggg aggtGACGGTGAAGACTGACGCTGGGGCT ACTGTCACAGTTAAGGAAGATCAAATCTTCTCCATGAACCCTCCCAAATACGACAAGATCGAGGACATGGCCATGATGACGCACCTGCACGAGCCCGCCGTGCTGTACAACCTCAAAGAGCGTTACGCAGCCTGGATGATCTAC ACCTACTCGGGCCTCTTCTGTGTCACCGTCAACCCCTACAAGTGGCTGCCGGTGTACAACCCCGAGGTGGTGACGGCCTACCGAGGCAAGAAGCGCCAGGAGGCCCCGCCCCACATCTTCTCCATCTCTGACAACGCCTATCAGTTCATGCTGACAG ATCGTGAGAACCAGTCGATCCTGATCAC CGGTGAATCCGGGGCGGGCAAGACCGTGAACACCAAGCGTGTCATCCAGTACTTTGCAACCATCGCAATcactggagagaagaaaaaagaagaacctACTCCTGGCAAAATGCAG GGAACCCTTGAAGATCAAATCATCAGCGCCAACCCCCTACTGGAGGCCTTTGGCAACGCCAAGACCGTGAGGAACGACAACTCCTCTCGCTTT GGAAAATTCATCAGGATCCATTTTGGTGCAACAGGCAAACTGGCTTCTGCAGATATTGAAACAT ATCTGCTAGAGAAGTCCCGAGTTACTTTCCAGCTAAAGGCTGAAAGAAGCTACCACATATTTTATCAAATCATGTCCAACAAGAAACCAGAGCTTATCG AAATGCTCCTGATCACCACCAACCCATACGACTTTGCCTTTGTCAGTCAAGGTGAAATCACAGTGCCCAGCATTGATGATCAGGAAGAGTTGATGGCCACAGAT AGTGCTGTGGACATTCTGGGTTTCAGCACTGATGAAAAGGCTGCCATCTACAAGCTCACGGGCGCCGTGATGCATTACGGGAACATGAAGTTCAAGCAGAAGCAGCGTGAGGAGCAGGCCGAGCCTGACGGCACCGAAG TTGCTGACAAGGCAGCCTACCTCCAGAGTCTGAACTCTGCTGACCTGCTCAAAGCCCTCTGCTACCCCAGGGTCAAGGTCGGCAACGAGTACGTCACCAAAGGCCAGACTGTGCAGCAG GTATACAACGCAGTGGGCGCCCTGGCCAAGGCCGTCTACGAGAAGATGTTCCTGTGGATGGTCACCCGCATCAACCAGCAGCTGGACACCAAGCAGCCCAGACAGTACTTCATCGGGGTCCTGGACATCGCCGGCTTTGAGATCTTTGAT TTCAACAGCCTGGAGCAGCTGTGCATCAACTTCACCAACGAGAAGCTGCAACAGTTCTTCAACCACCACATGTTCGTGCTGGAGCAGGAGGAGTACAAGAAGGAGGGCATCGAGTGGGAGTTCATCGACTTTGGGATGGACCTGGCTGCCTGCATCGAGCTCATCGAGAAG CCTATGGGCATCTTCTCCATCCTGGAGGAGGAGTGCATGTTCCCCAAGGCCACGGACACCTCCTTCAAGAACAAGCTGTACGAACAGCATCTTGGCAAGTCCAACAACTTCCAGAAGCCCAAGCCTGCCAAAGGCAAGGCCGAGGCCCACTTCTCGCTGGTGCACTATGCCGGCACCGTGGACTACAACATTGCCGGCTGGCTGGACAAGAACAAGGACCCGCTGAACGAGACTGTGGTTGGGCTGTACCAGAAGTCCGCAATGAAGACTCTGGCTCTCCTCTTTGCCGGGGGACAAAGTGCTGAAGCAG aaagtggCGGTggaaaaaaaagtggcaaaaagAAGGGTTCTTCTTTCCAGACAGTGTCAGCGCTTTTTAGG GAGAATTTGAACAAGCTGATGACCAACCTGAGGAGCACTCACCCCCACTTTGTACGCTGCATCATCCCCAATGAAACCAAAACTCCCG gGGCCATGGAGCATGAACTTGTCCTGCACCAGCTGAGGTGTAACGGAGTGCTGGAAGGCATCCGCATCTGCAGGAAGGGATTCCCCAGCAGAATCCTTTATGCAGACTTCAAACAGAG ATACAAGGTTCTAAATGCAAGTGCTATCCCAGAGGGTCAGTTCATTGATAGTAAGAAGGCTTCTGAGAAACTTCTGGGGTCTATTGATATCGACCACACCCAGTACAAATTCGGTCATACCAAG GTTTTCTTTAAAGCTGGCCTGTTGGGAACTCTAGAGGAGATGCGAGATGAAAAGCTGGCCCAACTCATCACACGCACCCAGGCTGTGTGCAGAGGGTACCTGATGAGAGTAGAATTCAAGAAGATGATGGAGAGGAG AGAGTCCATCTTCTGCATCCAGTACAACGTCCGCGCCTTCATGAACGTCAAGCACTGGCCCTGGATGAAGCTGTATTTCAAGATCAAGCCCCTCCTCAAGAGCGCCGAGACCGAGAAGGAGATGGCCACCATgaaggaagaatttgagaagacCAAGGAAGAGCTGGCGAAGTcagaagcaaaaaggaaagaacttgAGGAGAAGATGGTAGCTCTGatgcaagagaaaaatgacttaCAGCTTCAAGTTCAATCT GAAGCAGATGGCTTGGCTGACGCAGAGGAAAGATGCGACCAGCTGATTAAAACCAAAATCCAGCTggaggccaagatcaaagagctgACTGAGAGAgctgaggatgaggaggagaTCAATGCCGAGCTGACGGCCAAAAAGAGGAAACTGGAGGACGAGTGTTCAGAGCTCAAGAAAGACATCGATGACCTTGAGCTGACCCTGGCCAAGGTTGAAAAGGAGAAACATGCCACAGAGAACAAG GTGAAAAACCTCACAGAAGAGATGGCAGGCCTGGACGAAACCATCGCTAAGCTGACCAAGGAGAAGAAGGCCCTCCAGGAGGCCCACCAGCAGACCCTGGATGACCTACAGGCAGAAGAGGACAAGGTCAACACGCTGACCAAAGCTAAAACCAAGCTCGAGCAGCAAGTGGATGAT CTTGAAGGGTCtctggaacaagaaaagaaactccGCATGGACCTAGAAAGAGCCAAGAGGAAACTGGAGGGAGACCTAAAACTGGCCCAGGAGTCCACAATGGACGTCGAAAATGACAAACAGCAACTcgatgaaaaacttaaaaa GAAAGAGTTTGAAATGAGCAATCTGCAAAGCAAGATTGAAGATGAGCAGGCCCTCGCCATGCAGCTACAGAAGAAGATCAAGGAGTTACAG GCCCGCAtcgaggagctggaggaggaaatCGAGGCAGAGAGGGCCTCCCAGGCCAAAGCAGAGAAGCAGCGCTCAGACCTCTCCCGGGAACTGGAGGAGATCAGCGAGCGGCTGGAAGAAGCCGGCGGGGCCACTTCCGGCCAGATCGAGATGAACAAGAAGCGGGAGGCCGAGTTCCAGAAGATGCGCAGGGACCTGGAGGAGGCCACCCTGCAGCACGAAGCCACGGCGGCCACCCTGAGGAAGAAGCACGCGGACAGCGTGGCCGAGCTGGGGGAGCAGATAGACAACCTACAGAGGGTCaagcagaagctggagaaggagaagagcgAGTTGAAGATGGAGATCGACGACCTGGCCAGTAACATGGAGACCGTCTCCAAGGCCAAG GGAAACCTCGAGAAAATGTGCCACACACTGGAGGACCAGCTCAGTGAAGTGAAAACGAAGGAAGAAGAGCAACAGCGCCTCATCAACGAGCTGTCGGCCCAGAAGGCGCGCCTACACACAGAGTCAG GTGAATTTTCACGACAGCTGGATGAGAAAGAGGCTCTGGTGTCTCAGCTATCACGAGGCAAACAAGCATTTACACAACAGATTGAGGAGTTAAGGAGGCAGCTGGAAGAGGAGTCTAAG GCCAAGAATGCGCTGGCCCACGCCCTGCAATCAGCCCGCCATGACTGTGACCTGCTGCGCGAACAGTatgaggaggagcaggagggcaaGGCTGAGCTGCAGAGGGCAATGTCCAAGGCCAACAGCGAGGTGGCCCAGTGGAGGACCAAATACGAGACGGATGCCATCCAGCGCacagaggagctggaggaggccaA GAAGAAGCTGGCCCAGCGGCTGCAGGATGCGGAGGAACAGGTGGAGGCCGTGAATTCCAAATGTGCCTctctggaaaagacaaagcagCGGCTCCAGAACGAAGTGGAGGACCTCATGATCGACGTGGAGAGAACAAACGCGGCCTGCGCGGCCCTGGACAAGAAGCAGAGGAACTTCGACAAG GTCCTGGCAGAGTGGAAACAGAAGTATGAGGAGGCTCAGGCTGAACTTGAGGCCTCCCAGAAGGAGTCCCGCTCTCTCAGCACTGAGCTGTTCAAGGTCAAGAATGCCTACGAGGAATCCCTGGATCACCTGGAAACCCTGAGGCGAGAGAACAAGAACTTGCAGC AGGAGATTTCTGACCTGACGGAGCAGATTGCGGAGGGGGGAAAGCATATCCATGAATTGgagaaagtaaagaaacaaatagatcaaGAGAAGAGTGAACTACAGGCTgccctggaagaagcagag ggatcTCTTGAGCACGAAGAAGGCAAAATCCTTCGCATCCAGCTAGAGTTAAACCAGGTGAAATCTGAGATTGATCGGAAAATTGctgagaaagatgaagaaatcGATCAGCTAAAGAGGAACCATCTCAGAGTGGTGGAGTCAATGCAGAGCACCCTGGATGCTGAGATCAGGAGCAGGAACGATGCCCTGCGGATCAAGAAGAAGATGGAGGGAGACCTCAATGAAATGGAAATCCAGCTGAACCACGCCAACCGCCAGGCTGCAGAGGCAATAAAGAATCTTAGAAACACACAAGGAATACTGAAG GACACTCAGCTACATCTGGATGATGCCGTCAGAGGCCAGGAGGACCTGAAGGAGCAGCTGGCCATGGTGGAGCGCAGGGCCAACCTGCTGCAGGCTGAGGTCGAGGAGCTGCGGGCGACCCTGGAGCAGACGGAGAGGAGCAGGAGGGTGGCCGAGCAGGAGCTCCTGGATGCCAGTGAGCGTGTGCAACTCCTGCACACCCAG AACACCAGCCTGATCAACACCAAGAAGAAGCTGGAGACAGACATCTCCCAGATCCAGGGAGAGATGGAAGACATTGTCCAGGAAGCCCGCAACGCAGAAGAGAAGGCCAAGAAGGCCATCACGGAT GCGGCCATGATGGCCGAGGAGCTGAAGAAGGAGCAGGACACCAGCGCCCACCTGGAGCGGATGAAGAAGAACCTGGAGCAGACGGTGAAGGACCTTCAGCACCGTCTGGACGAGGCTGAGCAGCTGGCCCTGAAGGGCGGGAAGAAGCAGATCCAGAAACTGGAGGCCAGG gtgAGGGAGCTTGAAAATGAGGTAGAAACTGAACAGAAGCGCAATGTGGAGGCTGTCAAGGGTCTCCGCAAACATGAGAGAAGAGTAAAGGAACTCACTTACCAG ACGGAGGAGGACCGCAAGAATGTTCTCAGGCTGCAGGACTTGGTGGACAAATTACAAACCAAAGTTAAAGCTTACAAGAGACAAGCTGAAGAGGCC GAGGAACAATCCAATGTCAACCTCTCCAAATTCCGCAAGCTCCAGCACGAGCTGGAGGAGGCCGAGGAACGGGCTGACATTGCCGAGTCCCAGGTCAACAAGCTGCGGGTGAAGAGCCGGGAGGTCCACACAAAAATCATAAGTGAAGAGTAA